Proteins encoded by one window of Bradyrhizobium sp. B097:
- the pstA gene encoding phosphate ABC transporter permease PstA, whose amino-acid sequence MNPIYKSRRRSDIVIRALCVGAALFGVTWLALILFTLVYNGLAGLSVQLFTQNTPPPGSTEGGLLNAIVGSVIMTVIGVGIGAPLGLFAGTYLAEYGKHDKLTSVIRFINDILLSAPSIIIGLFIYGAVVVPMRGFSAIAGSLALAVIVIPVVLRTTEDMLLLVPNPLREAASALGLPRSLVIKRIAYRAARSGLITGVLLATARVAGETAPLLFTALSNQFFSLDLTKTMANLPVTINNFVQSPYAYWKELAWSGALLITFTVLALNIGARILGAERAAK is encoded by the coding sequence ATGAACCCGATCTACAAATCCCGCCGCCGCAGCGACATCGTCATTCGCGCACTCTGTGTCGGCGCGGCGCTGTTCGGCGTCACCTGGCTGGCGCTGATCCTGTTCACGCTGGTCTATAACGGCCTTGCCGGCCTCAGCGTGCAGCTGTTCACCCAGAACACGCCGCCGCCGGGCTCGACCGAGGGCGGCCTGCTCAATGCCATCGTCGGCTCGGTCATCATGACGGTGATCGGCGTCGGCATCGGCGCGCCGCTCGGCCTGTTCGCTGGCACCTACCTCGCCGAATACGGCAAGCACGACAAGCTCACCTCGGTGATCCGCTTCATCAACGACATCCTGCTCAGCGCGCCTTCGATCATCATCGGCCTGTTCATTTATGGCGCGGTGGTGGTGCCGATGCGCGGCTTCTCGGCGATCGCGGGCAGTCTCGCGCTCGCCGTGATCGTGATCCCGGTCGTGCTGCGCACCACCGAGGACATGCTGCTGCTGGTGCCCAATCCGCTGCGCGAGGCGGCTTCCGCGCTCGGCCTGCCGCGTTCGCTGGTGATCAAGCGGATCGCTTATCGTGCTGCGCGTAGCGGCTTGATCACCGGCGTGCTGCTGGCGACCGCCCGTGTCGCCGGCGAGACCGCGCCGCTGCTGTTCACCGCGCTGTCGAACCAGTTCTTCAGCCTGGATCTGACCAAGACGATGGCCAACTTGCCGGTGACCATCAACAATTTCGTGCAGAGCCCCTACGCCTACTGGAAAGAGCTGGCGTGGAGCGGTGCGCTGCTCATCACCTTCACTGTGCTCGCGCTGAATATCGGCGCGCGCATCCTTGGTGCCGAAAGGGCCGCAAAATGA
- the pstB gene encoding phosphate ABC transporter ATP-binding protein PstB, whose translation MTELSVSTTVASHVPQVPLPEAPPKVTVRNLNFYYGEHHALKNINLTLGTNRVTAFIGPSGCGKSTLLRIFNRMYDLYPGQRAVGQLMLDQTNILDPKLDLNLLRARVGMVFQKPTPFPMTIYENIAFGIRLYEKISKSEMDDRVEKALRGGALWNEVKDKLNASGLSLSGGQQQRLCIARTVAVRPEVILFDEPCSALDPISTAKVEELIQELSEDYTIAIVTHNMQQAARVSDKTAFMYLGELIEFDDTNKIFTSPSDRRTQDYITGRFG comes from the coding sequence ATGACCGAGCTTTCCGTCTCTACGACCGTCGCGAGCCACGTTCCCCAGGTGCCGCTGCCGGAAGCGCCGCCGAAAGTCACGGTGCGCAACCTCAACTTCTATTACGGCGAGCACCACGCGCTGAAGAACATCAACCTGACGCTGGGCACCAACCGCGTCACGGCGTTCATCGGCCCGTCGGGCTGCGGCAAGTCGACCCTGCTGCGCATCTTCAACCGGATGTACGATCTCTATCCGGGCCAGCGCGCGGTCGGCCAGCTGATGTTGGACCAGACCAACATTCTCGATCCCAAGCTCGACCTCAATCTGCTCCGCGCGCGGGTCGGTATGGTGTTCCAGAAGCCGACGCCGTTCCCGATGACGATCTACGAGAACATCGCCTTCGGCATCCGCCTCTACGAGAAGATCTCGAAGTCCGAGATGGACGATCGGGTCGAGAAGGCGCTGCGCGGCGGCGCGCTGTGGAACGAGGTCAAGGACAAGCTGAACGCCTCCGGCCTGTCGCTCTCCGGCGGCCAGCAGCAGCGCCTGTGCATCGCGCGCACCGTGGCGGTGCGGCCCGAGGTGATCCTGTTCGACGAGCCGTGCTCGGCGCTCGATCCGATCTCGACCGCCAAGGTCGAGGAGCTGATCCAGGAACTCTCAGAGGACTACACGATCGCGATCGTCACCCACAATATGCAGCAGGCGGCGCGCGTCTCCGACAAGACCGCCTTCATGTATCTCGGCGAGCTGATCGAGTTCGACGACACCAACAAGATCTTCACCTCACCGAGCGATCGACGCACCCAGGACTACATCACCGGCCGGTTCGGCTAG
- the pstS gene encoding phosphate ABC transporter substrate-binding protein PstS → MNFIKAIVVAGMVAASTSAFAADITGAGATFPFPIYSKWADAYKKDTGNGLNYQSIGSGAGIKQIQAKTVTFGATDAPLKAEQLEKDGLVQWPMVMGAIVPVVNVEGIKPGDLVLSGEVLGDIYLGKITKWNDAAIAKLNPKLTLPADAITVVRRSDGSGTTFNFTDYLSKSNADWKSKVGSGTAVEWPVGVGAKGNEGVAGNIGQTKNAIGYVEYAYAKQNKLTYTALVNKAGKTVQPTVAAFQAAASNADWSKAPGYYVILTDQPGEASWPITAATFILMHKDSTDKAASQEALKFFKYAFEKGGKAAEELDYIPMPESVVKLIEKTWSSDIKS, encoded by the coding sequence ATGAATTTCATCAAAGCAATCGTCGTTGCCGGCATGGTCGCCGCTTCGACGTCGGCCTTCGCTGCCGATATTACCGGCGCAGGCGCGACGTTTCCGTTCCCGATCTATTCGAAGTGGGCTGACGCCTACAAGAAGGACACCGGCAATGGCCTGAACTATCAGTCGATCGGTTCCGGCGCCGGCATCAAGCAGATCCAGGCCAAGACCGTGACCTTCGGTGCGACCGACGCGCCGCTCAAGGCCGAGCAACTTGAGAAGGACGGCCTCGTCCAGTGGCCGATGGTGATGGGCGCGATCGTTCCGGTCGTGAACGTCGAGGGCATCAAGCCGGGTGATCTCGTGCTCTCCGGCGAAGTGCTCGGCGACATCTATCTCGGCAAGATCACCAAGTGGAATGACGCGGCGATCGCCAAGCTCAATCCGAAGCTGACCCTGCCGGCCGACGCGATCACCGTCGTGCGCCGTTCGGACGGTTCGGGCACCACCTTCAACTTCACCGACTATCTCTCCAAGTCGAACGCCGACTGGAAGTCCAAGGTCGGTTCCGGCACCGCGGTCGAGTGGCCGGTCGGCGTCGGCGCCAAGGGCAACGAGGGCGTTGCCGGCAACATCGGCCAGACCAAGAACGCGATCGGCTATGTCGAATACGCCTATGCCAAGCAGAACAAGCTGACCTACACCGCGCTGGTCAACAAGGCCGGCAAGACCGTGCAGCCGACCGTCGCCGCCTTTCAGGCCGCTGCGTCGAACGCCGATTGGTCCAAGGCCCCCGGTTACTACGTGATCCTGACCGACCAGCCGGGCGAAGCCTCCTGGCCGATCACCGCGGCGACCTTCATCCTGATGCACAAGGACTCGACCGACAAGGCGGCCTCGCAGGAAGCGCTCAAGTTCTTCAAGTACGCCTTCGAGAAGGGTGGCAAGGCGGCCGAAGAGCTCGACTACATCCCGATGCCGGAATCGGTCGTCAAGCTGATCGAGAAGACCTGGTCCTCGGACATCAAGAGCTAA
- the pstC gene encoding phosphate ABC transporter permease subunit PstC has protein sequence MAVQSDVMEAAGPYDRAKALSAFKLGDLTFYWITRISAISVLLILGGIILSLIAGAWPAMKEYGFAFLWTQRWAPSADPPVLGALGPIYGTLITSVIAMMVAIPVGIGIAIFLTELCPQMLRRPIGIAIELLAGIPSIIYGMWGFFVLGPFLANTFQPFMIRIFEGVPVLGAVFAGPPSYLSLFNAALILAIMVLPFITAISVDVFKTVPPVLKEAAYGMGCTTWEVVRSVVIPYTRVGVIGGIMLALGRALGETMAVTFIIGNSFRISSSIFAPGTTISAAIASEFAESDGLHQSGLILLGLLLFVLTFFVLAGARLMLMRLETKAGK, from the coding sequence ATGGCTGTTCAGAGCGATGTGATGGAAGCCGCGGGACCTTACGATCGCGCCAAGGCCCTCAGCGCCTTCAAGCTTGGTGATCTCACCTTCTATTGGATCACCCGTATCTCGGCGATTTCGGTCCTGTTGATCCTCGGCGGCATCATCCTGTCGCTGATCGCCGGCGCCTGGCCGGCGATGAAGGAATACGGCTTCGCCTTCCTCTGGACGCAGCGCTGGGCGCCCTCGGCCGATCCGCCGGTGCTCGGCGCGCTCGGCCCGATCTACGGCACGCTGATCACCTCGGTCATCGCGATGATGGTCGCCATTCCGGTCGGCATCGGCATCGCCATCTTCCTCACCGAACTCTGCCCGCAAATGCTGCGCCGCCCGATCGGCATCGCCATCGAGCTGCTCGCCGGCATTCCCTCGATCATCTACGGCATGTGGGGCTTCTTCGTGCTGGGCCCGTTCCTGGCCAACACGTTCCAGCCCTTCATGATCAGGATATTCGAGGGCGTTCCGGTGCTGGGTGCGGTGTTCGCAGGTCCGCCGTCCTATCTCAGCCTGTTCAACGCCGCGCTGATCCTCGCCATCATGGTGCTGCCCTTCATTACCGCGATCTCGGTCGACGTGTTCAAGACCGTGCCGCCGGTGCTGAAAGAGGCCGCCTACGGCATGGGCTGCACCACCTGGGAAGTCGTCCGCAGCGTCGTGATCCCCTACACTCGGGTCGGCGTGATCGGCGGCATCATGTTGGCGCTCGGCCGCGCACTCGGCGAGACGATGGCGGTGACCTTCATCATCGGCAACTCGTTCCGCATCTCGTCGTCGATCTTCGCGCCGGGCACCACGATCTCGGCGGCGATCGCCTCCGAATTCGCCGAGAGCGACGGCCTGCACCAGTCCGGCCTGATCCTGCTCGGCCTCCTGCTGTTCGTGCTGACCTTCTTCGTGCTCGCCGGCGCCCGGCTGATGCTGATGCGGCTTGAAACGAAAGCGGGGAAATAG
- a CDS encoding ATP-binding protein, with translation MAIDDTPHSIFSPWPDRLRHSALILLAAALALSVVVALGELSLLRACVVFVCIAAAALVPWRLHDAGTSREDVRHGNPVEATAVSAVVAGMPDPAVLLDRAGRVIHLNTAAAQLAPALRKNELAQFALRSPEIITALREAIATTEPRRATYSDHVPVDRWMELVITPVPVPTQFGGTEKCMLMTFHDLTPLRRVEEMRADFVANASHELRTPLAALSGFIDTLQGPAREDARARERFLGIMHTQATRMARLIDDLLSLSRVELSAHVRPEASIDIVPIIRQVADGLEALASERQVEIDVDLPPTPVTIAGDREELLRLFENLIENALKYGASGGRVIVSLNQAVSGASGEGSPEIRVMVRDFGPGIAPEHLPRLTERFYRVDVGDSRNQGGTGLGLSLVKHILNRHRGRLLIESVPKNGATFTACFPRPKTPLPSQS, from the coding sequence ATGGCCATTGACGATACGCCGCATTCGATTTTCTCGCCCTGGCCCGACCGCTTGCGCCATTCTGCGCTGATCCTGCTTGCGGCAGCGCTGGCGCTGAGCGTGGTGGTCGCGCTCGGCGAGTTGTCGCTGCTGCGCGCCTGCGTGGTGTTCGTCTGCATCGCGGCTGCGGCGCTGGTGCCATGGCGGCTGCACGATGCCGGCACCTCGCGCGAGGATGTCCGCCACGGCAATCCGGTCGAGGCGACCGCCGTCAGCGCGGTCGTCGCCGGCATGCCGGACCCGGCCGTACTGCTCGACCGCGCCGGCCGCGTCATCCATCTCAACACCGCCGCGGCCCAGCTGGCGCCGGCGCTGCGCAAGAACGAGCTGGCGCAATTTGCCCTGCGTTCGCCGGAGATTATCACCGCGTTGCGCGAGGCGATCGCGACCACCGAGCCGCGCCGCGCCACCTACTCCGACCACGTTCCGGTTGATCGCTGGATGGAGCTGGTGATCACGCCGGTGCCGGTGCCGACCCAGTTCGGTGGCACCGAGAAATGCATGCTGATGACCTTCCACGATTTGACGCCGCTGCGCCGGGTCGAGGAGATGCGCGCCGATTTCGTCGCCAATGCCAGCCATGAGCTGCGCACGCCGCTCGCCGCCTTGTCCGGCTTCATCGACACGCTGCAGGGCCCGGCGCGCGAGGACGCGCGGGCGCGCGAGCGCTTCCTCGGCATCATGCACACCCAGGCCACCCGCATGGCGCGGCTGATCGACGACCTGCTGTCACTGTCGCGGGTCGAACTGTCGGCCCATGTGCGGCCCGAGGCGTCGATCGATATCGTGCCGATCATCCGCCAGGTGGCCGACGGGCTCGAGGCGCTGGCCAGCGAGCGCCAGGTCGAGATCGACGTCGACCTGCCACCGACCCCGGTCACGATTGCCGGCGACCGCGAGGAACTGCTCCGCCTGTTCGAGAACCTGATCGAGAACGCCCTCAAATACGGCGCCTCGGGCGGCCGCGTCATAGTGTCGCTCAATCAGGCCGTTTCGGGCGCATCGGGCGAGGGGAGCCCCGAAATCCGTGTCATGGTACGGGATTTCGGCCCCGGCATCGCCCCGGAGCACCTGCCGCGGCTGACCGAGCGGTTCTACCGGGTGGACGTCGGCGACAGCCGTAACCAGGGCGGAACCGGCCTCGGATTATCGCTGGTGAAACATATTCTTAACCGTCATCGCGGGCGTCTTCTGATCGAGAGCGTGCCGAAGAATGGCGCGACTTTTACCGCCTGTTTTCCCCGGCCGAAGACCCCGTTACCGAGCCAAAGCTAA